From Lolium perenne isolate Kyuss_39 chromosome 5, Kyuss_2.0, whole genome shotgun sequence, a single genomic window includes:
- the LOC127303967 gene encoding uncharacterized protein: MTNHCLLIVMAVAAVLLTATSASQPTTAYSMVEQYGFPPGIIPQGAQSYELRKDGSFEVHFSGECGLQVGGFQLHYSSRVAGNIQNDTISGLEGVKVKIVLPWVRIRELSSQGGEIRVHAGAISRSFPVSDFSVSPQC; this comes from the coding sequence ATGACGAATCACTGTCTCCTCATTGTTATGGCTGTGGCAGCCGTCCTTCTCACCGCCACTAGCGCCTCCCAGCCCACGACGGCGTACAGCATGGTAGAGCAATACGGCTTTCCACCGGGCATCATCCCGCAGGGCGCGCAGAGCTATGAGCTCCGGAAGGATGGCTCCTTTGAGGTGCACTTCTCCGGTGAGTGCGGCCTGCAGGTCGGCGGCTTCCAGCTTCACTACAGCAGCCGGGTCGCCGGGAACATCCAGAACGACACGATCAGCGGCCTCGAGGGCGTGAAGGTGAAGATCGTGCTCCCGTGGGTGCGCATTCGGGAGCTCAGCAGCCAGGGCGGCGAGATAAGGGTCCACGCTGGGGCGATATCTAGGTCGTTCCCGGTCAGCGACTTCTCTGTTAGCCCTCAATGCTAA